The following proteins come from a genomic window of Miscanthus floridulus cultivar M001 chromosome 2, ASM1932011v1, whole genome shotgun sequence:
- the LOC136535833 gene encoding plasma membrane ATPase-like isoform X5: MGMASSDDMAMADLETGEEEEVLRRLGTAEEAGLTDNEAARRLRLHGPNVVVLSHHVRLHSGSLLPHEGSMLQRFLTALFSLWGWDHVFPKYNNMVRIILNSMSWITVLTAMVSLAITSAGQRSCELAIVIFIVATSLIACFIAKLVLEYAKAPLETKAHAPRAKVLRDGRWRDVHAANLVPGDIIFLKVGDIVPANARVLRFQKIDTMTCWAKRSVDCAHGFLIYYAWTVSCGQGTAVVIATGRGIPRSTLRLYPQRYARPGQLKEGVMLAGCFCASLVLVGTIAEIVLSSLFQKQNCSGIPLNAHFMPLIGGIPMPMPAFLYLALALGSVRLCFLGIASRGTVALEDLASMDVILFNMTGTLTCNQPCFVRDKIEMFADGVNKDRAIILAARASRSQHELYIEPIDAAILRLLDDPEQARFGVEVLEHHACFFVALKLMFQTTYIDESNGSKCCVFKGDPAKVAHQCGCSKEVKEKISMIMDELALDGYQAIAVGHQVDSCWEFIALLPYTDDLRSDSADAIDSLIYLGLDIRVLTESPLSTTKQVCGKLGKLGTNVVPAHSVFELARNNIEVHSNINGISDLFPEDKSDIVRRLRNFGCHCAMVGYEFLDHDAIGESHIGISVADATDYTKSESDLVLTRTALIPVSSAVQISRKICQMMRSYTIFTISSTVHLFGIRVILHLWNFDLSSILAFMITACNYCTSFAMLFERVELNKSPDKWRVQKIITSGAAFGSYIVLTTAIFYRVARTANPFACKFKHISLMGSDEEIRAALFLQMSTVNQAIALFVHSDGCCIIRCPGPFVTFAFVVSQMVATQKVVHGDLNFALTKGIGCVRAGLIWLYNLVLLLTLVLVCRKWRRTKMTSEKLLTICMRSAILHIVLIWFLYVILDVRVHQPVSS, translated from the exons ATGGGCATGGCGTCGTCGGATGATATGGCCATGGCGGACCTG GAgacgggggaggaggaggaggtgctgcGCCGGCTAGGCACGGCGGAGGAGGCGGGCCTCACCGACAACGAGGCTGCGCGACGCCTCCGCCTCCACGGCCCCAACGTCGTCGTCCTCTCGCACCACGTACGTCTCCACTCTGGATCCCTCCTCCCGCAC GAGGGCAGCATGCTTCAAAGATTCTTGACGGCGCTCTTCTCGCTCTGGGGATGGGATCATGTCTTCCCCAAGTACAATAACATGGTCCGGATCATACTTAACTCCATGTCGTGGATTACAGTACTGACTGCAATGGTGTCTCTTGCCATCACCTCAGCTGGCCAAAGATCATGCGAGTTGGCCATCGTAATTTTCATAGTAGCTACAAGCCTCATAGCATGCTTTATTGCAAAGCTTGTGTTAGAGTATGCTAAGGCTCCACTGGAGACCAAGGCCCACGCACCAAGGGCCAAGGTTCTGAGAGATGGGAGGTGGAGAGATGTACATGCAGCAAATCTGGTCCCAGGGGATATCATATTTCTCAAGGTTGGGGACATCGTCCCAGCCAATGCTCGCGTACTTCGGTTTCAGAAAATCGACACAATGACTTGCTGGGCCAAAAGGTCTGTTGATTGTGCGCATGGCTTCCTCATATACTATGCTTGGACTGTTTCCTGTGGCCAAGGAACTGCTGTTGTCATTGCAACTGGCCGTGGCATTCCTAGAAGCACACTGCGGCTCTACCCACAACGTTATGCTCGACCTGGGCAGCTTAAAGAAGGAGTCATGCTTGCTGGCTGCTTTTGTGCTTCCCTGGTACTTGTTGGCACTATTGCTGAGATAGTATTAAGCTCTTTGTTCCAGAAACAAAACTGCAGTGGCATACCACTCAACGCCCATTTTATGCCATTGATTGGTGGAATTCCGATGCCAATGCCTGCTTTTCTCTACTTGGCATTGGCATTGGGATCTGTGAGGCTTTGTTTTCTGGGTATTGCTAGCCGAGGGACAGTTGCACTTGAAGATCTAGCAAGTATGGATGTAATCCTCTTCAACATGACTGGTACTTTAACTTGTAATCAGCCCTGTTTTGTCCGGGACAAGATTGAGATGTTTGCAGATGGTGTTAATAAAGACCGTGCCATAATTTTAGCTGCACGGGCGTCGAGATCTCAACATGAGTTGTACATCGAACCAATTGATGCAGCTATCCTACGCCTCCTTGATGATCCAGAGCAG GCACGATTTGGTGTTGAAGTCTTAGAGCACCATGCCTGTTTCTTTGTTGCACTGAAGCTGATGTTCCAGACTACATACATCGATGAAAGCAATGGGTCCAAGTGCTGCGTATTCAAAGGTGATCCTGCAAAG GTTGCTCATCAATGTGGCTGCAGCAAAGAAGTTAAAGAGAAAATAAGCATGATAATGGATGAACTTGCTCTTGATGGATATCAGGCCATAGCTGTAGGACATCAA GTAGACTCATGTTGGGAGTTTATTGCCCTTCTGCCTTACACAGATGACCTTAGAAGTGATAGTGCTGATGCTATTGATAGCCTTATCTATCTGGGTTTAGATATAAGAGTCCTCACAG AGAGCCCATTGTCGACCACAAAGCAGGTTTGTGGAAAGCTTGGAAAACTAGGCACCAATGTGGTACCTGCACATTCAGTGTTTGAGTTAGCTCGCAATAACATTGAAGTCCATTCAAACATCAACGGGATTTCTGATCTCTTTCCAG AGGACAAAAGCGATATAGTAAGAAGACTAAGAAATTTCGGTTGTCATTGTGCAATGGTTGGGTATGAATTTCTTGATCATGATGCCATAGGAGAAAGCCATATTGGAATTTCAGTTGCTGATGCAACTGATTACACAAAAAGTGAATCTGATCTTGTTTTGACTCGGACTGCGCTGATACCTGTTTCTTCGGCTGTACAAATCAGTAGGAAGATTTGTCAGATGATGAGAAGCTACACT ATATTCACCATTTCATCAACTGTCCATCTT TTTGGTATCCGTGTCATTTTACATTTATGGAACTTTGACTTGTCAAGTATCCTGGCTTTCATGATTACCGCTTGTAATTACT GTACATCCTTCGCAATGTTATTCGAAAGGGTGGAATTGAACAAGTCACCAGATAAATGGAGAGTACAGAAAATCATTACAAGCGGTGCTGCTTTTGGAAGCTACATAGTTCTTACTACAGCCATTTTTTATAGGGTTGCAAGAACTGCAAACCCTTTTGCA TGTAAATTCAAACATATATCACTGATGGGCAGTGATGAGGAAATCAGAGCTGCTTTGTTCCTTCAGATGAGCACAGTAAACCAGGCTATTGCACTCTTTGTTCATTCTGATGGTTGCTGCATCATAAGATGCCCTGGGCCTTTTGTCACATTTGCCTTTGTTGTTTCCCAAATG GTGGCAACGCAAAAAGTTGTCCATGGCGATTTGAATTTTGCACTAACAAAGGGTATCGGCTGTGTTAGGGCTGGATTGATATGGTTGTACAACTTAGTCCTACTTTTGACCCTGGTTTTAGTTT GTCGCAAATGGAGACGCACAAAGATGACTAGTGAAAAGTTGTTGACAATATGCATGCGTTCAGCTATCCTACACATAGTTCTTATCTGGTTTCTGTACGTGATACTTGATGTTAGGGTACATCAGCCAGTCTCAAGTTAG
- the LOC136535833 gene encoding plasma membrane ATPase-like isoform X3 has protein sequence MGMASSDDMAMADLETGEEEEVLRRLGTAEEAGLTDNEAARRLRLHGPNVVVLSHHEGSMLQRFLTALFSLWGWDHVFPKYNNMVRIILNSMSWITVLTAMVSLAITSAGQRSCELAIVIFIVATSLIACFIAKLVLEYAKAPLETKAHAPRAKVLRDGRWRDVHAANLVPGDIIFLKVGDIVPANARVLRFQKIDTMTCWAKRSVDCAHGFLIYYAWTVSCGQGTAVVIATGRGIPRSTLRLYPQRYARPGQLKEGVMLAGCFCASLVLVGTIAEIVLSSLFQKQNCSGIPLNAHFMPLIGGIPMPMPAFLYLALALGSVRLCFLGIASRGTVALEDLASMDVILFNMTGTLTCNQPCFVRDKIEMFADGVNKDRAIILAARASRSQHELYIEPIDAAILRLLDDPEQARFGVEVLEHHACFFVALKLMFQTTYIDESNGSKCCVFKGDPAKVAHQCGCSKEVKEKISMIMDELALDGYQAIAVGHQVDSCWEFIALLPYTDDLRSDSADAIDSLIYLGLDIRVLTESPLSTTKQVCGKLGKLGTNVVPAHSVFELARNNIEVHSNINGISDLFPEDKSDIVRRLRNFGCHCAMVGYEFLDHDAIGESHIGISVADATDYTKSESDLVLTRTALIPVSSAVQISRKICQMMRSYTIFTISSTVHLFGIRVILHLWNFDLSSILAFMITACNYCEHQFQKSTTFICDICCLFYFFSLSLFLFPGTSFAMLFERVELNKSPDKWRVQKIITSGAAFGSYIVLTTAIFYRVARTANPFACKFKHISLMGSDEEIRAALFLQMSTVNQAIALFVHSDGCCIIRCPGPFVTFAFVVSQMVATQKVVHGDLNFALTKGIGCVRAGLIWLYNLVLLLTLVLVCRKWRRTKMTSEKLLTICMRSAILHIVLIWFLYVILDVRVHQPVSS, from the exons ATGGGCATGGCGTCGTCGGATGATATGGCCATGGCGGACCTG GAgacgggggaggaggaggaggtgctgcGCCGGCTAGGCACGGCGGAGGAGGCGGGCCTCACCGACAACGAGGCTGCGCGACGCCTCCGCCTCCACGGCCCCAACGTCGTCGTCCTCTCGCACCAC GAGGGCAGCATGCTTCAAAGATTCTTGACGGCGCTCTTCTCGCTCTGGGGATGGGATCATGTCTTCCCCAAGTACAATAACATGGTCCGGATCATACTTAACTCCATGTCGTGGATTACAGTACTGACTGCAATGGTGTCTCTTGCCATCACCTCAGCTGGCCAAAGATCATGCGAGTTGGCCATCGTAATTTTCATAGTAGCTACAAGCCTCATAGCATGCTTTATTGCAAAGCTTGTGTTAGAGTATGCTAAGGCTCCACTGGAGACCAAGGCCCACGCACCAAGGGCCAAGGTTCTGAGAGATGGGAGGTGGAGAGATGTACATGCAGCAAATCTGGTCCCAGGGGATATCATATTTCTCAAGGTTGGGGACATCGTCCCAGCCAATGCTCGCGTACTTCGGTTTCAGAAAATCGACACAATGACTTGCTGGGCCAAAAGGTCTGTTGATTGTGCGCATGGCTTCCTCATATACTATGCTTGGACTGTTTCCTGTGGCCAAGGAACTGCTGTTGTCATTGCAACTGGCCGTGGCATTCCTAGAAGCACACTGCGGCTCTACCCACAACGTTATGCTCGACCTGGGCAGCTTAAAGAAGGAGTCATGCTTGCTGGCTGCTTTTGTGCTTCCCTGGTACTTGTTGGCACTATTGCTGAGATAGTATTAAGCTCTTTGTTCCAGAAACAAAACTGCAGTGGCATACCACTCAACGCCCATTTTATGCCATTGATTGGTGGAATTCCGATGCCAATGCCTGCTTTTCTCTACTTGGCATTGGCATTGGGATCTGTGAGGCTTTGTTTTCTGGGTATTGCTAGCCGAGGGACAGTTGCACTTGAAGATCTAGCAAGTATGGATGTAATCCTCTTCAACATGACTGGTACTTTAACTTGTAATCAGCCCTGTTTTGTCCGGGACAAGATTGAGATGTTTGCAGATGGTGTTAATAAAGACCGTGCCATAATTTTAGCTGCACGGGCGTCGAGATCTCAACATGAGTTGTACATCGAACCAATTGATGCAGCTATCCTACGCCTCCTTGATGATCCAGAGCAG GCACGATTTGGTGTTGAAGTCTTAGAGCACCATGCCTGTTTCTTTGTTGCACTGAAGCTGATGTTCCAGACTACATACATCGATGAAAGCAATGGGTCCAAGTGCTGCGTATTCAAAGGTGATCCTGCAAAG GTTGCTCATCAATGTGGCTGCAGCAAAGAAGTTAAAGAGAAAATAAGCATGATAATGGATGAACTTGCTCTTGATGGATATCAGGCCATAGCTGTAGGACATCAA GTAGACTCATGTTGGGAGTTTATTGCCCTTCTGCCTTACACAGATGACCTTAGAAGTGATAGTGCTGATGCTATTGATAGCCTTATCTATCTGGGTTTAGATATAAGAGTCCTCACAG AGAGCCCATTGTCGACCACAAAGCAGGTTTGTGGAAAGCTTGGAAAACTAGGCACCAATGTGGTACCTGCACATTCAGTGTTTGAGTTAGCTCGCAATAACATTGAAGTCCATTCAAACATCAACGGGATTTCTGATCTCTTTCCAG AGGACAAAAGCGATATAGTAAGAAGACTAAGAAATTTCGGTTGTCATTGTGCAATGGTTGGGTATGAATTTCTTGATCATGATGCCATAGGAGAAAGCCATATTGGAATTTCAGTTGCTGATGCAACTGATTACACAAAAAGTGAATCTGATCTTGTTTTGACTCGGACTGCGCTGATACCTGTTTCTTCGGCTGTACAAATCAGTAGGAAGATTTGTCAGATGATGAGAAGCTACACT ATATTCACCATTTCATCAACTGTCCATCTT TTTGGTATCCGTGTCATTTTACATTTATGGAACTTTGACTTGTCAAGTATCCTGGCTTTCATGATTACCGCTTGTAATTACTGTGAGCATCAGTTCCAAAAGTCCACAACCTTTATTTGCGATATATgttgtcttttttattttttttccttgtCTCTATTTTTATTTCCAGGTACATCCTTCGCAATGTTATTCGAAAGGGTGGAATTGAACAAGTCACCAGATAAATGGAGAGTACAGAAAATCATTACAAGCGGTGCTGCTTTTGGAAGCTACATAGTTCTTACTACAGCCATTTTTTATAGGGTTGCAAGAACTGCAAACCCTTTTGCA TGTAAATTCAAACATATATCACTGATGGGCAGTGATGAGGAAATCAGAGCTGCTTTGTTCCTTCAGATGAGCACAGTAAACCAGGCTATTGCACTCTTTGTTCATTCTGATGGTTGCTGCATCATAAGATGCCCTGGGCCTTTTGTCACATTTGCCTTTGTTGTTTCCCAAATG GTGGCAACGCAAAAAGTTGTCCATGGCGATTTGAATTTTGCACTAACAAAGGGTATCGGCTGTGTTAGGGCTGGATTGATATGGTTGTACAACTTAGTCCTACTTTTGACCCTGGTTTTAGTTT GTCGCAAATGGAGACGCACAAAGATGACTAGTGAAAAGTTGTTGACAATATGCATGCGTTCAGCTATCCTACACATAGTTCTTATCTGGTTTCTGTACGTGATACTTGATGTTAGGGTACATCAGCCAGTCTCAAGTTAG
- the LOC136535833 gene encoding plasma membrane ATPase-like isoform X6, which produces MGMASSDDMAMADLETGEEEEVLRRLGTAEEAGLTDNEAARRLRLHGPNVVVLSHHEGSMLQRFLTALFSLWGWDHVFPKYNNMVRIILNSMSWITVLTAMVSLAITSAGQRSCELAIVIFIVATSLIACFIAKLVLEYAKAPLETKAHAPRAKVLRDGRWRDVHAANLVPGDIIFLKVGDIVPANARVLRFQKIDTMTCWAKRSVDCAHGFLIYYAWTVSCGQGTAVVIATGRGIPRSTLRLYPQRYARPGQLKEGVMLAGCFCASLVLVGTIAEIVLSSLFQKQNCSGIPLNAHFMPLIGGIPMPMPAFLYLALALGSVRLCFLGIASRGTVALEDLASMDVILFNMTGTLTCNQPCFVRDKIEMFADGVNKDRAIILAARASRSQHELYIEPIDAAILRLLDDPEQARFGVEVLEHHACFFVALKLMFQTTYIDESNGSKCCVFKGDPAKVAHQCGCSKEVKEKISMIMDELALDGYQAIAVGHQVDSCWEFIALLPYTDDLRSDSADAIDSLIYLGLDIRVLTESPLSTTKQVCGKLGKLGTNVVPAHSVFELARNNIEVHSNINGISDLFPEDKSDIVRRLRNFGCHCAMVGYEFLDHDAIGESHIGISVADATDYTKSESDLVLTRTALIPVSSAVQISRKICQMMRSYTIFTISSTVHLFGIRVILHLWNFDLSSILAFMITACNYCTSFAMLFERVELNKSPDKWRVQKIITSGAAFGSYIVLTTAIFYRVARTANPFACKFKHISLMGSDEEIRAALFLQMSTVNQAIALFVHSDGCCIIRCPGPFVTFAFVVSQMVATQKVVHGDLNFALTKGIGCVRAGLIWLYNLVLLLTLVLVCRKWRRTKMTSEKLLTICMRSAILHIVLIWFLYVILDVRVHQPVSS; this is translated from the exons ATGGGCATGGCGTCGTCGGATGATATGGCCATGGCGGACCTG GAgacgggggaggaggaggaggtgctgcGCCGGCTAGGCACGGCGGAGGAGGCGGGCCTCACCGACAACGAGGCTGCGCGACGCCTCCGCCTCCACGGCCCCAACGTCGTCGTCCTCTCGCACCAC GAGGGCAGCATGCTTCAAAGATTCTTGACGGCGCTCTTCTCGCTCTGGGGATGGGATCATGTCTTCCCCAAGTACAATAACATGGTCCGGATCATACTTAACTCCATGTCGTGGATTACAGTACTGACTGCAATGGTGTCTCTTGCCATCACCTCAGCTGGCCAAAGATCATGCGAGTTGGCCATCGTAATTTTCATAGTAGCTACAAGCCTCATAGCATGCTTTATTGCAAAGCTTGTGTTAGAGTATGCTAAGGCTCCACTGGAGACCAAGGCCCACGCACCAAGGGCCAAGGTTCTGAGAGATGGGAGGTGGAGAGATGTACATGCAGCAAATCTGGTCCCAGGGGATATCATATTTCTCAAGGTTGGGGACATCGTCCCAGCCAATGCTCGCGTACTTCGGTTTCAGAAAATCGACACAATGACTTGCTGGGCCAAAAGGTCTGTTGATTGTGCGCATGGCTTCCTCATATACTATGCTTGGACTGTTTCCTGTGGCCAAGGAACTGCTGTTGTCATTGCAACTGGCCGTGGCATTCCTAGAAGCACACTGCGGCTCTACCCACAACGTTATGCTCGACCTGGGCAGCTTAAAGAAGGAGTCATGCTTGCTGGCTGCTTTTGTGCTTCCCTGGTACTTGTTGGCACTATTGCTGAGATAGTATTAAGCTCTTTGTTCCAGAAACAAAACTGCAGTGGCATACCACTCAACGCCCATTTTATGCCATTGATTGGTGGAATTCCGATGCCAATGCCTGCTTTTCTCTACTTGGCATTGGCATTGGGATCTGTGAGGCTTTGTTTTCTGGGTATTGCTAGCCGAGGGACAGTTGCACTTGAAGATCTAGCAAGTATGGATGTAATCCTCTTCAACATGACTGGTACTTTAACTTGTAATCAGCCCTGTTTTGTCCGGGACAAGATTGAGATGTTTGCAGATGGTGTTAATAAAGACCGTGCCATAATTTTAGCTGCACGGGCGTCGAGATCTCAACATGAGTTGTACATCGAACCAATTGATGCAGCTATCCTACGCCTCCTTGATGATCCAGAGCAG GCACGATTTGGTGTTGAAGTCTTAGAGCACCATGCCTGTTTCTTTGTTGCACTGAAGCTGATGTTCCAGACTACATACATCGATGAAAGCAATGGGTCCAAGTGCTGCGTATTCAAAGGTGATCCTGCAAAG GTTGCTCATCAATGTGGCTGCAGCAAAGAAGTTAAAGAGAAAATAAGCATGATAATGGATGAACTTGCTCTTGATGGATATCAGGCCATAGCTGTAGGACATCAA GTAGACTCATGTTGGGAGTTTATTGCCCTTCTGCCTTACACAGATGACCTTAGAAGTGATAGTGCTGATGCTATTGATAGCCTTATCTATCTGGGTTTAGATATAAGAGTCCTCACAG AGAGCCCATTGTCGACCACAAAGCAGGTTTGTGGAAAGCTTGGAAAACTAGGCACCAATGTGGTACCTGCACATTCAGTGTTTGAGTTAGCTCGCAATAACATTGAAGTCCATTCAAACATCAACGGGATTTCTGATCTCTTTCCAG AGGACAAAAGCGATATAGTAAGAAGACTAAGAAATTTCGGTTGTCATTGTGCAATGGTTGGGTATGAATTTCTTGATCATGATGCCATAGGAGAAAGCCATATTGGAATTTCAGTTGCTGATGCAACTGATTACACAAAAAGTGAATCTGATCTTGTTTTGACTCGGACTGCGCTGATACCTGTTTCTTCGGCTGTACAAATCAGTAGGAAGATTTGTCAGATGATGAGAAGCTACACT ATATTCACCATTTCATCAACTGTCCATCTT TTTGGTATCCGTGTCATTTTACATTTATGGAACTTTGACTTGTCAAGTATCCTGGCTTTCATGATTACCGCTTGTAATTACT GTACATCCTTCGCAATGTTATTCGAAAGGGTGGAATTGAACAAGTCACCAGATAAATGGAGAGTACAGAAAATCATTACAAGCGGTGCTGCTTTTGGAAGCTACATAGTTCTTACTACAGCCATTTTTTATAGGGTTGCAAGAACTGCAAACCCTTTTGCA TGTAAATTCAAACATATATCACTGATGGGCAGTGATGAGGAAATCAGAGCTGCTTTGTTCCTTCAGATGAGCACAGTAAACCAGGCTATTGCACTCTTTGTTCATTCTGATGGTTGCTGCATCATAAGATGCCCTGGGCCTTTTGTCACATTTGCCTTTGTTGTTTCCCAAATG GTGGCAACGCAAAAAGTTGTCCATGGCGATTTGAATTTTGCACTAACAAAGGGTATCGGCTGTGTTAGGGCTGGATTGATATGGTTGTACAACTTAGTCCTACTTTTGACCCTGGTTTTAGTTT GTCGCAAATGGAGACGCACAAAGATGACTAGTGAAAAGTTGTTGACAATATGCATGCGTTCAGCTATCCTACACATAGTTCTTATCTGGTTTCTGTACGTGATACTTGATGTTAGGGTACATCAGCCAGTCTCAAGTTAG
- the LOC136535833 gene encoding plasma membrane ATPase-like isoform X7, with protein sequence MGMASSDDMAMADLETGEEEEVLRRLGTAEEAGLTDNEAARRLRLHGPNVVVLSHHVRLHSGSLLPHEGSMLQRFLTALFSLWGWDHVFPKYNNMVRIILNSMSWITVLTAMVSLAITSAGQRSCELAIVIFIVATSLIACFIAKLVLEYAKAPLETKAHAPRAKVLRDGRWRDVHAANLVPGDIIFLKVGDIVPANARVLRFQKIDTMTCWAKRSVDCAHGFLIYYAWTVSCGQGTAVVIATGRGIPRSTLRLYPQRYARPGQLKEGVMLAGCFCASLVLVGTIAEIVLSSLFQKQNCSGIPLNAHFMPLIGGIPMPMPAFLYLALALGSVRLCFLGIASRGTVALEDLASMDVILFNMTGTLTCNQPCFVRDKIEMFADGVNKDRAIILAARASRSQHELYIEPIDAAILRLLDDPEQARFGVEVLEHHACFFVALKLMFQTTYIDESNGSKCCVFKGDPAKVAHQCGCSKEVKEKISMIMDELALDGYQAIAVGHQVDSCWEFIALLPYTDDLRSDSADAIDSLIYLGLDIRVLTESPLSTTKQVCGKLGKLGTNVVPAHSVFELARNNIEVHSNINGISDLFPEDKSDIVRRLRNFGCHCAMVGYEFLDHDAIGESHIGISVADATDYTKSESDLVLTRTALIPVSSAVQISRKICQMMRSYTIFTISSTVHLFGIRVILHLWNFDLSSILAFMITACNYCEHQFQKSTTFICDICCLFYFFSLSLFLFPGTSFAMLFERVELNKSPDKWRVQKIITSGAAFGSYIVLTTAIFYRVARTANPFACKFKHISLMGSDEEIRAALFLQMSTVNQAIALFVHSDGCCIIRCPGPFVTFAFVVSQMGWIDMVVQLSPTFDPGFSLSQMETHKDD encoded by the exons ATGGGCATGGCGTCGTCGGATGATATGGCCATGGCGGACCTG GAgacgggggaggaggaggaggtgctgcGCCGGCTAGGCACGGCGGAGGAGGCGGGCCTCACCGACAACGAGGCTGCGCGACGCCTCCGCCTCCACGGCCCCAACGTCGTCGTCCTCTCGCACCACGTACGTCTCCACTCTGGATCCCTCCTCCCGCAC GAGGGCAGCATGCTTCAAAGATTCTTGACGGCGCTCTTCTCGCTCTGGGGATGGGATCATGTCTTCCCCAAGTACAATAACATGGTCCGGATCATACTTAACTCCATGTCGTGGATTACAGTACTGACTGCAATGGTGTCTCTTGCCATCACCTCAGCTGGCCAAAGATCATGCGAGTTGGCCATCGTAATTTTCATAGTAGCTACAAGCCTCATAGCATGCTTTATTGCAAAGCTTGTGTTAGAGTATGCTAAGGCTCCACTGGAGACCAAGGCCCACGCACCAAGGGCCAAGGTTCTGAGAGATGGGAGGTGGAGAGATGTACATGCAGCAAATCTGGTCCCAGGGGATATCATATTTCTCAAGGTTGGGGACATCGTCCCAGCCAATGCTCGCGTACTTCGGTTTCAGAAAATCGACACAATGACTTGCTGGGCCAAAAGGTCTGTTGATTGTGCGCATGGCTTCCTCATATACTATGCTTGGACTGTTTCCTGTGGCCAAGGAACTGCTGTTGTCATTGCAACTGGCCGTGGCATTCCTAGAAGCACACTGCGGCTCTACCCACAACGTTATGCTCGACCTGGGCAGCTTAAAGAAGGAGTCATGCTTGCTGGCTGCTTTTGTGCTTCCCTGGTACTTGTTGGCACTATTGCTGAGATAGTATTAAGCTCTTTGTTCCAGAAACAAAACTGCAGTGGCATACCACTCAACGCCCATTTTATGCCATTGATTGGTGGAATTCCGATGCCAATGCCTGCTTTTCTCTACTTGGCATTGGCATTGGGATCTGTGAGGCTTTGTTTTCTGGGTATTGCTAGCCGAGGGACAGTTGCACTTGAAGATCTAGCAAGTATGGATGTAATCCTCTTCAACATGACTGGTACTTTAACTTGTAATCAGCCCTGTTTTGTCCGGGACAAGATTGAGATGTTTGCAGATGGTGTTAATAAAGACCGTGCCATAATTTTAGCTGCACGGGCGTCGAGATCTCAACATGAGTTGTACATCGAACCAATTGATGCAGCTATCCTACGCCTCCTTGATGATCCAGAGCAG GCACGATTTGGTGTTGAAGTCTTAGAGCACCATGCCTGTTTCTTTGTTGCACTGAAGCTGATGTTCCAGACTACATACATCGATGAAAGCAATGGGTCCAAGTGCTGCGTATTCAAAGGTGATCCTGCAAAG GTTGCTCATCAATGTGGCTGCAGCAAAGAAGTTAAAGAGAAAATAAGCATGATAATGGATGAACTTGCTCTTGATGGATATCAGGCCATAGCTGTAGGACATCAA GTAGACTCATGTTGGGAGTTTATTGCCCTTCTGCCTTACACAGATGACCTTAGAAGTGATAGTGCTGATGCTATTGATAGCCTTATCTATCTGGGTTTAGATATAAGAGTCCTCACAG AGAGCCCATTGTCGACCACAAAGCAGGTTTGTGGAAAGCTTGGAAAACTAGGCACCAATGTGGTACCTGCACATTCAGTGTTTGAGTTAGCTCGCAATAACATTGAAGTCCATTCAAACATCAACGGGATTTCTGATCTCTTTCCAG AGGACAAAAGCGATATAGTAAGAAGACTAAGAAATTTCGGTTGTCATTGTGCAATGGTTGGGTATGAATTTCTTGATCATGATGCCATAGGAGAAAGCCATATTGGAATTTCAGTTGCTGATGCAACTGATTACACAAAAAGTGAATCTGATCTTGTTTTGACTCGGACTGCGCTGATACCTGTTTCTTCGGCTGTACAAATCAGTAGGAAGATTTGTCAGATGATGAGAAGCTACACT ATATTCACCATTTCATCAACTGTCCATCTT TTTGGTATCCGTGTCATTTTACATTTATGGAACTTTGACTTGTCAAGTATCCTGGCTTTCATGATTACCGCTTGTAATTACTGTGAGCATCAGTTCCAAAAGTCCACAACCTTTATTTGCGATATATgttgtcttttttattttttttccttgtCTCTATTTTTATTTCCAGGTACATCCTTCGCAATGTTATTCGAAAGGGTGGAATTGAACAAGTCACCAGATAAATGGAGAGTACAGAAAATCATTACAAGCGGTGCTGCTTTTGGAAGCTACATAGTTCTTACTACAGCCATTTTTTATAGGGTTGCAAGAACTGCAAACCCTTTTGCA TGTAAATTCAAACATATATCACTGATGGGCAGTGATGAGGAAATCAGAGCTGCTTTGTTCCTTCAGATGAGCACAGTAAACCAGGCTATTGCACTCTTTGTTCATTCTGATGGTTGCTGCATCATAAGATGCCCTGGGCCTTTTGTCACATTTGCCTTTGTTGTTTCCCAAATG GGCTGGATTGATATGGTTGTACAACTTAGTCCTACTTTTGACCCTGGTTTTAGTTT GTCGCAAATGGAGACGCACAAAGATGACTAG